TTTCCATGAAGGAATTGTCGATCTGACTGCGGGCGGAATGCAGATCCAGCGCGCCTTGCGCGAGCTTGCTCATCTTGGCAAATCCGCCAGCAATCGTCAGACGGGGCACGGGGTGCTGGCGTAGATATTTGAGCAGGCCGCCGGCAAAATCGCCCATGTCCAGCAGCGCTTCCTCCGGCAGGCCGTAAAGCTGCTGGGCGGCGCGTTCCGATGTCGAGCCGGTGGCACCCAGCACATGCGGAAGGCCCATGGCGCGTGCCACATCGATGCCGCGATGGATGGAGTGAATCCAGGCGGCACAGGAAAATGGATTGACGATGCCGGTCGTTCCCAGCACCGAAAGCCCGCCGATAATGCCCAGGCGCGGGTTCCAGGTCTTTTCCGCCAGGGCCTGACCGCCGGGAATGGAAATGATTATTTCCACATCGGGCGCCACTCCATGCTGTTTGGCCAGCGCCTCCACCTCGGCCACCATCATCGCGCGCGGCACGGGGTTGATGGCTGGCTCGCCAATGGCCAGCGGCAGGCCGGGCCGCGTCACCGTGCCGACGCCGTCACCCGCCACGAAGCGGATGCCAGAACCGGCGGCGATACGCCGCACAATGGCGATCACGGTCGCGCCATGGGTCACATCAGGGTCGTCGCCCGCGTCCTTGATGATTCCCGCCGAGGCCTGGCCACCCGCGATCTGTTCATAGGCAAGTGCAAAGGCTGGTTCCTGGCCGCCCGGCAGGCGGATCGACACCGGATCGGGAAATTCACCGGTCAAAAGCGCCGTCAGCGCTGCCTTGGTCGCGGCTGTCGCGCAGGCGCCCGTGGTCCAGCCCTTGCGCAGCGGTCCACTCGGCTTGCGCGGAGCGGCGGCATCGGCTGTATCGGTGGGCGGCGCGGCTTCGGTCATGGCTCTTTATAGGCAAGGCTTGCGGCGGGGGGAAGATGGGCGTGATCCTTGCCGCTCATTCGGACAAATCATCTTCATGCGGTATAATTTTCCCCGCCAACCGATTTCGGTTTGGGAAATTATGCAGTAGATCTTCTGACCATGATGCAAGATGTTTTCAAGCCTTTGCCCCTGTTGCAGCCGGGCCATGTCTGGCTGGCGGGGGCAGGGCCGGGTGATCCAGGTCTGTTGACGCTTTTGGCGGTGCGTGGCCTTTGCATGGCGGATGTGATTGTGCATGACGCGCTGGTTGATGAGGCTTGCCTTGCCTACGCCAATCCAGGCGCGGTGTTGGAATATGCTGGAAAGCGCGGCGGCAAGCCTTCGGCCCGGCAGCGTGATATTTCTCTGCGATTGGTGGAACTGGCGAAATCCGGCAAGCGGGTGCTGCGGCTGAAAGGCGGCGACCCCTTCGTGTTCGGGCGCGGCGGCGAGGAGGCGCTGACATTGGTCGAGCATGGCGTGCCGTTTCGCATCGTACCCGGCATTACCGCAGGCATTGGCGGGCTGGCCTATGCGGGCATTCCCGTCACCCACCGCGAGGTCAACCATGCTGTCACCTTCCTGACTGGTCACGATTCATCCGGCGCCATGCCTGATGGCATTGATTGGCAGGCGGTGGCCAAAGGTTCCCGGGTGATTGTCATGTATATGGCGATGAAGCATATGGGCCATATCGCCGCGCAATTGATGGCGGCAGGACGCCAGCCTGAAGAGCCGCTGGCCTTTGTCTGCGACGCGGCAACGGACCGGCAAAGAGTGCTGGAAACCACGCTGGGTGAGGCCGATGTCGCCATGCAGGCCGCAGGTATCCAGCCACCCGCCATCGTGGTGTTGGGCGATGTGGTGCGGCTTCGTCCTTCGCTGGACTGGCTGGGGGCCTTGTCGGGCCGGGGTTTGCAACCGGACCCCTTTGCCAATCGAAGCCTAAAGGATACGGCATGAGTGGCCTTCTGATTGCCGCGCCTGCCTCCGGGTCAGGCAAGACCACCGTCACGCTTGGGCTATTGCGCGCCTTGAGCGAGGCCGGTCATAAGCTGGCGCCGGGCAAGGCCGGGCCGGATTATATCGATCCGGCCTTTCATGCAGCGGCAAGCGGTGAGACCTGCCTGAATTTCGACCCCTGGGCGATGCGCCCGGAATTGATCGCCGCCAATGCCGCCCTGCACCGCCAGGGTGGGCGGACCCTGGTGGTCGAGGCGATGATGGGGCTTTACGACGGGGCGGCGGATGGCAGCGGTTCGGCGGCGGATCTCGCCCTGATGCTCGGCCTGTCGGTGGTGTTGGTGGTCGATTGCGCCCGCACCTCGCATTCCGTTGCCGCCCTGGTAAAGGGCTTTGCCGATTTCAGGCCTGGTCTGCTGATGGTCGGCGTTATCATCAACCGGGTCGCCAGCGACCGGCATGAGGCGATGCTGCGCCAGGCGCTGGAGACAAT
The nucleotide sequence above comes from Agrobacterium vitis. Encoded proteins:
- a CDS encoding cobalt-precorrin-5B (C(1))-methyltransferase, with product MTEAAPPTDTADAAAPRKPSGPLRKGWTTGACATAATKAALTALLTGEFPDPVSIRLPGGQEPAFALAYEQIAGGQASAGIIKDAGDDPDVTHGATVIAIVRRIAAGSGIRFVAGDGVGTVTRPGLPLAIGEPAINPVPRAMMVAEVEALAKQHGVAPDVEIIISIPGGQALAEKTWNPRLGIIGGLSVLGTTGIVNPFSCAAWIHSIHRGIDVARAMGLPHVLGATGSTSERAAQQLYGLPEEALLDMGDFAGGLLKYLRQHPVPRLTIAGGFAKMSKLAQGALDLHSARSQIDNSFMETLMSNHPLSQDIKERIRSANTALEILEVTRQNNLDMATPIAQRARQTALSVLRGADIAVDVIVTDRTGAILAIAS
- the cobA gene encoding uroporphyrinogen-III C-methyltransferase, yielding MMQDVFKPLPLLQPGHVWLAGAGPGDPGLLTLLAVRGLCMADVIVHDALVDEACLAYANPGAVLEYAGKRGGKPSARQRDISLRLVELAKSGKRVLRLKGGDPFVFGRGGEEALTLVEHGVPFRIVPGITAGIGGLAYAGIPVTHREVNHAVTFLTGHDSSGAMPDGIDWQAVAKGSRVIVMYMAMKHMGHIAAQLMAAGRQPEEPLAFVCDAATDRQRVLETTLGEADVAMQAAGIQPPAIVVLGDVVRLRPSLDWLGALSGRGLQPDPFANRSLKDTA